The Carassius carassius chromosome 9, fCarCar2.1, whole genome shotgun sequence genome includes a region encoding these proteins:
- the qtrt1 gene encoding queuine tRNA-ribosyltransferase catalytic subunit 1 isoform X1 — translation MAAPIPGSTQEYEGSMASVKAVFSAAPLALRIVAECPVSKARACTLTLPHCAVSTPVFMPVGTQGTLKGITVDQLEDLDCQICLGNTYHLGMRPGPELIEKANGLHGFMKWNRNLLTMVSLVELSEVTEEGVTFRSPYDGKEILLTPEQSIAIQNSLGSDIMMQLDDVVSSTVKGPRVEEAMHRSVRWLDRCIAANKNPDRQNMFAIIQGGLDAKLRKACLDEMTKRDVPGFAIGGLSGGEEKDDFWKMVTLSTDHLPREKPRYLMGVGYALDLVVCVALGCDMFDCVFPTRTARFGSALVPWGSLQLKQKQYAKDFQPIDPDCQCPTCRRHSRAYLHALFKSDTAAMHHVTIHNISYQLALMRSVRQSIIEQRFPAFVKAFMKRMFSSREQYPSWAVEALQAVNICVC, via the exons ATGGCTGCGCCCATACCCGGCAGCACACAGGAGTATGAAGGCAGTATGGCCTCAGTAAAGGCTGTATTCTCTGCTGCTCCTCTCGCTCTTCGTATCGTGGCGGAGTGTCCCGTGAGTAAAGCGAGAGCCTGCACCCTTACTCTCCCGCACTGCGCTGTCAGCACCCCGGTGTTCATGCCCGTGGGCACGCAGGGTACCCTGAAAGGCATCACTGTAGACCAGCTGGAAGATCTGGACTGTCAGATCTGTCTAGGAAACACGTATCATCTGGGCATGAGGCCG GGTCCTGAGTTAATAGAGAAAGCCAATGGATTACACGGATTTATGAAGTGGAATAGAAATCTCTTAACg ATGGTGTCTCTAGTGGAGCTGTCGGAGGTGACGGAGGAGGGTGTCACGTTCCGTTCCCCTTATGATGGAAAGGAAATCCTGCTCACTCCTGAGCAGTCCATCGCCATACAGAACAGCCTGG GTTCAGACATCATGATGCAGCTGGATGACGTGGTGAGCAGTACGGTGAAAGGGCCGCGGGTGGAGGAGGCCATGCACCGCTCTGTGCGCTGGCTAGACCGCTGCATCGCAGCCAATAAGAATCCAGATCGACAGAACATGTTTGCCATTATTCAAGGGGGGCTTGATGCCAAACTGCGCAAGGCCTGTTTAGATG AAATGACAAAGCGTGATGTGCCGGGCTTCGCCATTGGAGGCTTGAGTGGGGGAGAGGAAAAGgatgacttctggaagatggTGACTCTGAGCACAGACCACCTGCCGAGAGAAAAGCCCCGCTACCTCATGGGAGTCGG CTACGCACTAGACCTGGTGGTCTGCGTTGCCTTGGGCTGTGATATGTTTGACTGTGTTTTCCCGACTCGAACAGCA AGATTTGGCTCGGCTTTAGTTCCCTGGGGATCTCTGCAGCTCAAACAGAAGCAGTATGCTAAAGACTTTCAGCCGATTGATCCTGACTGCCAGTGTCCCACCTGCAGGAG ACACAGTCGGGCTTACCTTCACGCTCTGTTTAAGAGTGACACCGCAGCCATGCATCACGTCACCATCCATAACATCTCTTACCAG CTCGCCCTCATGCGGTCAGTGCGTCAGAGCATCATAGAGCAGAGGTTTCCTGCGTTTGTGAAAGCGTTCATGAAGAGGATGTTCTCGTCCAGGGAGCAGTACCCTAGCTGGGCTGTAGAGGCTCTGCAAGCAGTGAACATCTGTGTCTGCTGA
- the qtrt1 gene encoding queuine tRNA-ribosyltransferase catalytic subunit 1 isoform X2: MAAPIPGSTQEYEGSMASVKAVFSAAPLALRIVAECPVSKARACTLTLPHCAVSTPVFMPVGTQGTLKGITVDQLEDLDCQICLGNTYHLGMRPGPELIEKANGLHGFMKWNRNLLTMVSLVELSEVTEEGVTFRSPYDGKEILLTPEQSIAIQNSLGPRVEEAMHRSVRWLDRCIAANKNPDRQNMFAIIQGGLDAKLRKACLDEMTKRDVPGFAIGGLSGGEEKDDFWKMVTLSTDHLPREKPRYLMGVGYALDLVVCVALGCDMFDCVFPTRTARFGSALVPWGSLQLKQKQYAKDFQPIDPDCQCPTCRRHSRAYLHALFKSDTAAMHHVTIHNISYQLALMRSVRQSIIEQRFPAFVKAFMKRMFSSREQYPSWAVEALQAVNICVC; encoded by the exons ATGGCTGCGCCCATACCCGGCAGCACACAGGAGTATGAAGGCAGTATGGCCTCAGTAAAGGCTGTATTCTCTGCTGCTCCTCTCGCTCTTCGTATCGTGGCGGAGTGTCCCGTGAGTAAAGCGAGAGCCTGCACCCTTACTCTCCCGCACTGCGCTGTCAGCACCCCGGTGTTCATGCCCGTGGGCACGCAGGGTACCCTGAAAGGCATCACTGTAGACCAGCTGGAAGATCTGGACTGTCAGATCTGTCTAGGAAACACGTATCATCTGGGCATGAGGCCG GGTCCTGAGTTAATAGAGAAAGCCAATGGATTACACGGATTTATGAAGTGGAATAGAAATCTCTTAACg ATGGTGTCTCTAGTGGAGCTGTCGGAGGTGACGGAGGAGGGTGTCACGTTCCGTTCCCCTTATGATGGAAAGGAAATCCTGCTCACTCCTGAGCAGTCCATCGCCATACAGAACAGCCTGG GGCCGCGGGTGGAGGAGGCCATGCACCGCTCTGTGCGCTGGCTAGACCGCTGCATCGCAGCCAATAAGAATCCAGATCGACAGAACATGTTTGCCATTATTCAAGGGGGGCTTGATGCCAAACTGCGCAAGGCCTGTTTAGATG AAATGACAAAGCGTGATGTGCCGGGCTTCGCCATTGGAGGCTTGAGTGGGGGAGAGGAAAAGgatgacttctggaagatggTGACTCTGAGCACAGACCACCTGCCGAGAGAAAAGCCCCGCTACCTCATGGGAGTCGG CTACGCACTAGACCTGGTGGTCTGCGTTGCCTTGGGCTGTGATATGTTTGACTGTGTTTTCCCGACTCGAACAGCA AGATTTGGCTCGGCTTTAGTTCCCTGGGGATCTCTGCAGCTCAAACAGAAGCAGTATGCTAAAGACTTTCAGCCGATTGATCCTGACTGCCAGTGTCCCACCTGCAGGAG ACACAGTCGGGCTTACCTTCACGCTCTGTTTAAGAGTGACACCGCAGCCATGCATCACGTCACCATCCATAACATCTCTTACCAG CTCGCCCTCATGCGGTCAGTGCGTCAGAGCATCATAGAGCAGAGGTTTCCTGCGTTTGTGAAAGCGTTCATGAAGAGGATGTTCTCGTCCAGGGAGCAGTACCCTAGCTGGGCTGTAGAGGCTCTGCAAGCAGTGAACATCTGTGTCTGCTGA